One genomic window of Brienomyrus brachyistius isolate T26 chromosome 16, BBRACH_0.4, whole genome shotgun sequence includes the following:
- the scn1lab gene encoding sodium channel, voltage-gated, type I like, alpha b isoform X1 → MAQLLVPPGPDSFRLFCRESLDAIEKRIAEEKSKRPRGERRDEDDENGPKPNSDLEAGKSLPFIYGDTPKGMVSTPLEDLDPYYSNQQTFIVLNRGKAIFRFNATPALYFLSSFNPIRRLAIMVLVHSLFSFLIMCTILTNCAFMTLSNPPEWAKNVEYTFTGIYTFECLIKILARGFCVGKFTFLRDPWNWLDFSVILMAYVTEFVDLGNVSALRTFRVLRALKTISVIPGLKTIVGALIQSVKKLSDVMILTVFCLSVFALIGLQLFMGNLRQKCVKIPLGNDTMDNVTTSNLTESFNWTSYLNDESNYYFLPNRRDALLCGNASDAGQCPEGFSCQKGGRNPDYGYTSFDTFSWAFLSLFRLMTQDFWENLYQQTLRAAGKTYMIFFVLVIFLGSFYLVNLILAVVAMAYDEQNQATMEEAQQKEEEFQAMLEQLKRQQEEAQQAAMEAANGSGEYSGRAGLTESSSEASKLSSKSAKERRNRRKKRRQKEEGEEEKADDEKFHKSESEDSIKRTGFRFSIDGNRLSYEKRHSSPHQSLLSVRGSLFSPRRNSRTSLFSFRRGRDVGSENDFADDEHSTFEDSESRRGSLFVPRRIERRSSNISQSSVSSRVLLPANGKMHCTVDCNGVVSLVGGASVPTSPAGLLLPEVTVDKPTTDDNGTTTETDVQKKKRSGTHQTSMEFLEDPAARQRALSVASILTNTMEELEESRQKCPPCWYKFANIFLIWDCCPLWLKIKQVVNLIVMDPFVDLTITICIVLNTLFMAMEHYPMTTEFDNVLSVGNLVFTGIFTAEMCFKIIALDPYYYFQEGWNIFDGIIVSLSLMELGLANVEGLSVLRSFRLLRVFKLAKSWPTLNMLIKIIGNSVGALGNLTLVLAIIVFIFAVVGMQLFGKSYRDCVCKISDDCTLPRWHMYDFFHSFLIVFRVLCGEWIETMWDCMEVAGQALCLIVFMMVMVIGNLVVLNLFLALLLSSFSADNLAATDEDSEMNNLQIAVGRIHRGIKFIKSMVRQFFLRLCMGKGPRTLDEVKALEELHSKVENCISNHTAVDLTREPEYLKEGNGTASGLGSDMGKYIIDNSDYMSFIHNPSLTVTVPIAVGESDFENLNTEDFSSESSDIEGSKEKLADPQLSSSEGSTVDIRPPGEGGESVEMELEESLDPEPCFTEGCVRRFPCCSVNIDEGKGKMWWTLRKTCFRIVEHNWFESFIIFMILLSSGALAFEDIYIEQRKTIKTILEYSDKVFTYIFILEMLLKWVAYGFVKYFTNAWCWLDFLIVDVSLVSLVANALGYSELSAIKSLRTLRALRPLRALSRFEGMRVVVNALLGAIPSIMNVLLVCLIFWLIFSIMGVNLFAGKFYHCVNTTNDEMFSIDVVDNKSQCMALEDKARWKNVKINFDNVGAGYLALLQVATFKGWMDIMYAAVDSRNLEDQPVYEENLYMYLYFVIFIIFGSFFTLNLFIGVIIDNFNQQKKKFGGQDIFMTEEQKKYYNAMKKLGSKKPQKPIPRPVNKFQGCVFDIITKQAFDIVIMILICLNMVTMMVETDDQTEKMDKILQRINLVFIVLFTGECVLKMISLRHYYFTIGWNVFDFVVVILSIVGMFLSEMIEKYFVSPTLFRVIRLARIGRILRLIKGAKGIRTLLFALMMSLPALFNIGLLLFLVMFIYAIFGMSNFAYVKRESGIDDMFNFETFGNSMICLFQITTSAGWDGLLAPILNKGEPDCDSQVEHPGSSYKGNCGNPSVGIFFFVSYIIICFLIVVNMYIAVILENFSVATEESAEPLSEDDFEMFYEVWEKFDPNATQFMEYDKLSDFADALDPPLRIPKPNKISLIAMDLPMVSGERIHCLDILFAFTKRVLGEGGEMDILRGQMEERFMASNPSKVSYEPITTTLRRKQEEMSAIVIQRAFRRYLIRRTVKKASTMYKEKLTEGGKLLDKEVLVIDKLNENSTSDKTDMTPSTASPPSYNSVTKPDKNKYEKDKREKEDKDKDVRENRK, encoded by the exons ATGGCACAGCTGCTTGTACCGCCGGGACCAGACAGCTTCCGCTTGTTCTGCCGCGAGTCTCTCGATGCCATCGAGAAGCGGATCGCCGAAGAGAAGTCCAAGAGGCCCAGAGGGGAGCGGCGAGATGAGGACGACGAAAACGGCCCCAAGCCCAACAGTGACCTGGAGGCGGGGAAGTCCCTGCCATTTATTTATGGGGACACACCGAAGGGAATGGTTTCCACCCCCCTGGAAGATCTGGACCCTTATTACAGCAATCAGCAA ACCTTTATAGTATTGAACCGCGGGAAGGCAATCTTCCGGTTTAACGCCACTCCTGCCTTGTACTTCTTAAGCTCCTTCAACCCCATTAGAAGATTAGCAATTATGGTTTTGGTACATTC GTTGTTCAGCTTTTTAATCATGTGCACTATCCTGACCAACTGTGCATTCATGACTTTGAGTAACCCCCCAGAGTGGGCAAAGAATGTAGA GTACACGTTCACTGGAATTTACACTTTTGAATGTCTGATAAAAATCCTTGCGAGAGGCTTCTGTGTCGGGAAATTTACCTTCCTGCGGGATCCCTGGAACTGGCTGGATTTCAGTGTTATACTCATGGC ATATGTGACAGAGTTTGTGGACCTGGGCAATGTCTCGGCACTGAGAACGTTCAGGGTTCTCCGAGCCCTGAAAACTATATCAGTCATCCCAG GTCTGAAGACCATCGTAGGGGCCCTGATCCAATCGGTGAAGAAACTGTCGGACGTGATGATTCTCACGGTCTTCTGTCTGAGTGTGTTTGCACTAATAGGGCTGCAGCTATTTATGGGTAATTTGAGGCAGAAGTGTGTAAAGATTCCTCTGGGGAATGACACCATGGACAATGTGACGACCTCAAACCTGACAGAGTCGTTTAACTGGACCAGTTATCTCAATGACGAAA GTAACTATTATTTCTTACCAAATCGAAGAGATGCTCTTCTGTGCGGAAATGCAAGTGATGCTGG GCAATGTCCAGAGGGTTTCTCATGCCAGAAAGGCGGCCGCAACCCAGATTATGGATACACCAGCTTCGACACCTTCAGCTGGGCCTTCCTGTCCCTCTTCCGACTCATGACTCAGGACTTTTGGGAGAATCTCTACCAGCAG ACCTTGAGAGCCGCAGGGAAAACCTACATGATCTTCTTCGTCCTGGTCATCTTCCTGGGCTCCTTCTACCTGGTGAACCTGATCCTGGCCGTGGTGGCCATGGCTTATGATGAGCAGAACCAGGCTACGATGGAAGAGGCCCAACAGAAGGAGGAGGAGTTCCAGGCGATGCTGGAGCAGCTCAAAAGACAGCAGGAAGAAGCTCAA CAGGCCGCTATGGAAGCAGCCAACGGGAGCGGGGAGTACAGCGGGAGGGCGGGCCTCACGGAGTCCTCCTCCGAGGCATCCAAGCTGAGCTCCAAGAGCGCCAAGGAGAGGCGGAACCGGCGCAAGAAGCGGAGGCagaaggaggagggagaggaggagaaggcAGACGATGAGAAGTTTCACAAGTCGGAGTCGGAGGACAGCATCAAAAGGACGGGTTTCCGCTTCTCCATCGACGGCAACAGGCTGTCATATGAGAAGAGGCACTCGTCCCCACACCAG TCTCTCCTCAGCGTCCGTGGTTCCCTGTTCTCACCGCGCCGGAACAGCCGCACCAGTTTATTCAGCTTCCGCCGCGGCCGTGATGTGGGCTCGGAGAACGACTTCGCCGACGATGAGCACAGCACGTTCGAGGATAGTGAGAGCCGCCGCGGCTCGCTGTTCGTGCCGCGGCGTATCGAGCGACGCAGCAGCAACATCAGCCAGAGCAGCGTGTCCTCACGCGTTCTGCTGCCGGCCAACGGCAAGATGCATTGCACCGTGGACTGCAACGGTGTGGTGTCACTGGTGGGCGGAGCTTCAGTTCCCACGTCGCCTGCTGGACTCCTGCTGCCCGAGGTGACTGTAGATAAGCCCACTACCGATGACAAT GGTACGACAACAGAGACGGATGTTCAGAAGAAGAAGAGGTCTGGCACTCACCAGACCTCCATGGAGTTCTTGGAGGACCCGGCTGCTAGACAGAGAGCCTTGAGCGTTGCCAGTATTTTAACAAACACAATGGAGG AGCTTGAGGAATCCAGACAGAAATGTCCACCATGCTGGTACAAATTCGCTAACATCTTCCTCATCTGGGACTGCTGCCCTCTGTGGCTTAAGATCAAGCAGGTTGTCAACCTGATTGTGATGGATCCCTTCGTCGATCTTACCATCACCATCTGTATTGTCTTAAATACCCTGTTTATGGCCATGGAGCACTATCCTATGACTACTGAATTCGACAATGTGCTCTCCGTGGGTAATTTG GTGTTCACGGGAATCTTCACAGCTGAGATGTGTTTCAAAATCATTGCCTTAGATCCTTACTACTATTTTCAAGAAGGTTGGAATATATTTGATGGAATTATAGTTAGCCTGAGTTTGATGGAGCTGGGTCTAGCCAATGTGGAAGGACTGTCTGTCTTGAGATCCTTCCGATTG CTGAGGGTCTTTAAACTTGCCAAGTCCTGGCCTACCCTAAACATGCTTATCAAGATCATCGGCAATTCCGTGGGCGCCCTGGGAAACCTGACCCTTGTGTTGGCTATCATCGTCTTCATCTTTGCCGTGGTGGGAATGCAGCTGTTCGGCAAGAGCTACCGTGATTGTGTGTGCAAGATATCGGATGACTGCACACTTCCACGATGGCACATGTACGACTTCTTCCACTCCTTCCTCATCGTGTTCCGGGTGCTGTGCGGCGAGTGGATCGAGACCATGTGGGACTGCATGGAGGTGGCCGGCCAGGCTCTGTGTCTTATCGTCTTCATGATGGTCATGGTTATAGGAAACCTGGTG GTTCTGAATCTGTTCCTGGCCTTGCTGCTCAGCTCGTTCAGCGCTGACAATCTGGCGGCAACAGACGAGGACAGTGAGATGAACAACCTGCAGATCGCTGTGGGCCGCATCCATCGCGGCATCAAGTTCATCAAGTCTATGGTGCGGCAGTTCTTTCTGAGGCTGTGCATGGGGAAAGGTCCTAGGACACTGGACGAGGTTAAGGCCCTGGAGGAGCTACACAGTAAGGTCGAAAACTGCATCTCCAACCACACTGCTGTGGATCTCACTCGGGAGCCCGAGTACCTAAAGGAGGGCAATGGCACCGCCAGTGGACTGGGCAGCGACATGGGGAAATACATCATTGACAACAGTGACTACATGTCCTTCATCCACAATCCAAGCCTCACTGTGACGGTCCCCATTGCCGTGGGCGAGTCTGACTTTGAGAACCTAAATACCGAAGACTTCAGTAGCGAGTCGTCAGACATTGAAGGCAGCAAAGAG AAACTGGCCGACCCACAGCTCAGCTCCTCGGAGGGCAGCACCGTGGACATCCGGCCCCCAGGAGAGGGCGGAGAGTCGGTGGAGATGGAGCTCGAGGAGTCGCTGGACCCGGAGCCCTGCTTCACTGAAG GTTGCGTGCGCAGATTCCCGTGTTGTAGCGTGAACATAGACGAAGGTAAAGGGAAAATGTGGTGGACCCTGAGGAAGACATGCTTCAGGATCGTGGAACACAACTGGTTTGAGTCTTTCATCATCTTCATGATTCTGCTGAGTAGTGGTGCTCTG GCTTTTGAAGACATCTACATTGAGCAGAGAAAAACCATCAAAACCATTCTGGAGTATTCAGACAAAGTCTTCACCTATATCTTCATCCTCGAGATGTTGCTTAAATGGGTGGCCTATGGATTTGTGAAATATTTCACCAACGCCTGGTGCTGGCTGGACTTCTTAATTGTAGAT GTTTCTCTGGTCAGCCTGGTAGCCAATGCCCTAGGCTACTCTGAGCTGAGCGCCATAAAATCTCTGAGGACGCTTCGCGCTCTGAGGCCGCTTAGAGCGCTGTCACGGTTTGAGGGGATGAGG GTTGTCGTCAACGCCCTGCTCGGAGCGATACCCTCCATCATGAATGTGCTCCTGGTCTGCCTCATTTTTTGGCTAATCTTCAGCATCATGGGTGTCAACCTGTTTGCCGGAAAGTTCTACCACTGTGTCAACACCACCAACGACGAGATGTTCTCCATAGATGTCGTTGACAATAAATCACAGTGCATGGCCTTAGAGGATAAGGCGCGCTGGAAGAATGTCAAGATCAACTTCGACAACGTGGGAGCTGGATACCTGGCTTTGTTACAAGTG GCGACATTTAAAGGCTGGATGGATATCATGTACGCCGCTGTGGACTCTCGAAAT TTAGAAGATCAGCCGGTTTATGAAGAGAACCTCTACATGTACCTGTACTTCGTCATCTTCATCATATTCGGATCCTTCTTCACTCTCAACCTCTTCATTGGTGTCATAATTGACAACTTCAATCAGCAAAAGAAGAAG TTTGGAGGTCAGGACATCTTCATGACTGAGGAACAAAAGAAGTACTACAATGCCATGAAAAAACTCGGATCCAAGAAGCCCCAGAAGCCTATCCCACGGCCCGTG AACAAATTCCAAGGGTGTGTCTTCGACATAATCACAAAGCAAGCCTTTGATATTGTCATCATGATTCTTATTTGCCTTAACATGGTCACCATGATGGTAGAGACAGATGACCAGACAGAAAAAATGGATAAAATCCTTCAACGGATTAATCTTGTCTTCATTGTACTCTTCACTGGAGAATGTGTCCTCAAGATGATATCTCTGCGCCATTATTACTTCACCATTGGCTGGAATGTATTTGATTTTGTCGTTGTCATCCTTTCAATAGTTG GGATGTTTCTTTCTGAGATGATTGAGAAGTATTTCGTGTCTCCGACCTTATTTCGAGTCATCCGACTGGCCAGAATCGGCCGCATCCTGCGCCTCATTAAGGGCGCTAAGGGCATCCGTACACTTTTGTTTGCCTtgatgatgtcacttcctgcctTGTTCAACATCGGGCTTCTGCTCTTCTTAGTCATGTTTATCTATGCCATATTCGGCATGTCCAACTTTGCCTACGTCAAGAGGGAGTCTGGCATTGATGACATGTTCAACTTTGAGACTTTCGGCAACAGTATGATCTGCCTGTTTCAGATCACAACATCAGCGGGATGGGATGGCCTGCTAGCACCTATCCTCAACAAAGGAGAGCCCGACTGTGACAGTCAGGTGGAGCACCCTGGTAGCTCCTACAAGGGCAACTGTGGGAACCCATCAGTGGGGATCTTCTTTTTCGTCAGCTACATCATCATTTGTTTCTTGATTGTGGTCAACATGTACATTGCTGTTATCCTGGAGAACTTCAGTGTGGCTACAGAGGAGAGTGCCGAACCCCTGAGTGAGGATGACTTTGAGATGTTCTATGAGGTCTGGGAGAAGTTTGACCCCAACGCCACCCAGTTCATGGAATATGATAAGCTGTCTGACTTTGCTGACGCCCTGGACCCCCCTCTGCGCATACCAAAGCCCAACAAGATCTCACTGATTGCCATGGACTTGCCCATGGTGAGTGGAGAGCGCATCCACTGCCTGGACATCCTCTTTGCCTTCACCAAGCGCGTGTTGGGTGAGGGCGGCGAGATGGACATTCTCCGAGGACAGATGGAGGAGCGCTTCATGGCGTCCAACCCCTCCAAGGTGTCCTACGAGCCCATCACCACAACACTGCGCCGTAAGCAAGAAGAAATGTCCGCCATCGTCATCCAGAGAGCTTTCCGACGTTATCTCATCAGGAGAACTGTTAAGAAAGCCTCCACCATGTACAAGGAGAAGCTCACAGAAGGAGGGAAGCTGTTGGATAAGGAGGTCCTAGTCATAgacaaactgaatgaaaattccaCCTCAGACAAAACTGACATGACTCCTTCAACGGCTTCCCCGCCTTCATATAACAGTGTCACGAAACCTGACAAAAACAAATATGAGAAGGACAAGCGTGAGAAAGAAGACAAAGACAAAGATGTCAGAGAGAACAGGAAGTAG